A DNA window from Heliomicrobium undosum contains the following coding sequences:
- a CDS encoding DNA-methyltransferase, whose protein sequence is MASDTPKNVVLTGDSLDILKSIPDNSIDSCVTDPPYGLSKEPNIREVLSKWMAGEDYTHRANGFMGKSWDSFVPGPAIWNEVFRVLKPGGHILCFSGTRTQDLMTISLRMAGFEIRDVVEWLYTSGFPKSLDISKAFDKRAGVERHVIGEREVPDKRNGHGRADGSSLFAGEQTGKIVHQITEPTTDLAKQWHGWGTSLKPAHEPVILARKPLLGNTCDTVEQYGTGAINIRDCRIPFADEKERQKLRHHPVENNTNSWKNTSEVMGYMTEDGLPPEEGRFPANCVTVDADEWYSPFFNITPKELSKKSSKKDRNSDWQGNVIDLEERRTYPGSGRGVINSKYTLDGNERKPVKSRNHHPTVKPVELMAWLIKLVTPPGGIVLDPFGGSGSTAVAARKNGFNFILIEREEEYAEVARARAA, encoded by the coding sequence TTGGCATCAGATACACCGAAGAACGTGGTTCTGACTGGAGACTCTCTGGATATCCTGAAGTCCATTCCCGACAACTCCATCGACTCCTGCGTCACCGACCCACCTTATGGTCTTTCCAAAGAGCCCAATATCCGTGAGGTTCTCTCCAAATGGATGGCCGGTGAGGACTACACCCACCGAGCTAACGGATTCATGGGCAAGTCCTGGGACAGCTTTGTCCCGGGACCGGCCATCTGGAATGAGGTATTCCGCGTATTGAAGCCGGGCGGCCATATCCTGTGCTTCTCCGGTACGCGAACACAGGACCTGATGACGATTTCCCTCCGCATGGCCGGGTTTGAGATCCGAGATGTCGTTGAATGGCTGTACACAAGCGGCTTCCCCAAAAGCTTGGACATCAGTAAAGCCTTCGACAAACGGGCCGGGGTGGAACGGCATGTCATCGGCGAACGAGAAGTGCCGGATAAGCGCAACGGCCACGGCAGAGCCGATGGTTCCTCGTTGTTTGCCGGTGAGCAGACGGGGAAAATCGTTCATCAGATTACCGAGCCTACCACGGACCTCGCCAAACAGTGGCATGGTTGGGGGACATCGCTAAAACCCGCACACGAGCCGGTAATCTTGGCGAGGAAGCCTTTGCTAGGCAATACCTGCGATACCGTTGAGCAGTATGGTACTGGCGCCATCAACATTCGTGACTGCCGGATCCCCTTCGCTGACGAAAAGGAACGGCAGAAGCTGCGGCACCATCCTGTCGAGAACAACACGAACAGTTGGAAGAACACCAGTGAGGTCATGGGCTACATGACGGAGGACGGCCTGCCCCCGGAGGAAGGGCGCTTCCCGGCCAACTGCGTGACCGTGGACGCCGATGAATGGTACAGCCCTTTCTTCAATATCACGCCGAAAGAACTGTCCAAGAAATCATCGAAGAAGGATCGCAACAGCGACTGGCAAGGCAACGTCATCGACCTGGAGGAGCGGCGCACCTATCCGGGATCGGGGCGCGGCGTCATCAACAGCAAGTACACGCTGGACGGCAACGAACGAAAGCCGGTAAAGAGCCGCAACCATCACCCGACCGTGAAGCCCGTTGAATTGATGGCATGGCTGATTAAACTGGTCACGCCGCCGGGAGGCATCGTCCTCGATCCCTTTGGTGGCAGCGGCAGTACAGCGGTAGCCGCCCGGAAGAATGGTTTTAACTTCATCTTAATTGAACGGGAAGAGGAATATGCCGAGGTCGCCAGGGCCAGGGCAGCGTAG
- the dut gene encoding dUTP diphosphatase, whose translation MNVEIIRLHPEAIFPKQQTEYASGFDLHALGVFPLDEIDCIEKNLGYQEFWVEPGERVLVRTGIGIQLPVGVEAQIRPRSGLALKEGITVLNSPGTIDADYAGELRVILINFGEEQFRILQGDRIAQMVFQPVLFGVDYSDSVDLRKTKRGSGGFGHTGTEGRKTA comes from the coding sequence TTGAACGTTGAAATCATTCGTCTTCACCCAGAGGCCATTTTTCCCAAACAACAGACGGAATACGCTAGTGGTTTTGATCTTCACGCTCTCGGAGTGTTTCCTCTAGACGAAATTGATTGCATTGAAAAAAACTTAGGCTATCAAGAGTTTTGGGTAGAACCAGGGGAACGCGTTCTTGTTCGGACAGGTATTGGCATCCAGCTACCTGTGGGTGTGGAGGCTCAAATCCGACCCAGGAGTGGATTGGCATTAAAAGAAGGGATTACGGTGCTGAATTCACCAGGAACCATCGATGCTGATTATGCCGGTGAGCTTCGCGTCATTTTAATTAACTTTGGTGAGGAACAGTTTCGCATCCTTCAAGGGGACCGGATCGCTCAAATGGTTTTTCAACCTGTTTTATTTGGCGTAGATTATTCAGACTCAGTAGACCTTAGAAAAACCAAACGAGGCAGCGGCGGATTCGGCCATACCGGAACAGAGGGGAGGAAGACTGCTTGA